In Solanum pennellii chromosome 7, SPENNV200, the following are encoded in one genomic region:
- the LOC107025654 gene encoding VQ motif-containing protein 10-like, translated as MSNIPVKVVIINTQYIETDASSFKSVVQKLTGKNSTVAVESAFAPPPPPLSPVAASYDECGHGSNNYWEDQNVGASLGRLKSFNEFDKLFKELPTLDDLLRLYSDEIQQ; from the coding sequence atgtcaaatattcCGGTGAAAGTAGTGATAATCAACACACAATACATAGAAACGGATGCCAGTAGTTTCAAATCGGTCGTTCAAAAACTAACTGGCAAGAATTCCACTGTGGCGGTGGAGTCAGCTTTCGCTCCTCCACCGCCACCACTATCACCCGTGGCAGCTTCGTACGATGAATGCGGCCACGGGAGTAATAATTATTGGGAAGATCAGAATGTTGGAGCGAGTTTGGGGAGATTGAAGTCATTTAACGAATTTGACAAGTTGTTCAAGGAGTTACCTACTTTAGATGATCTTCTACGTCTTTATTCAGATGAaatacaacaataa